The genome window aacacaaaaatacaaGAACTGCAATGTATTGACTTGTTCTTGTTCTGTCTTTACTCATCAGGCTGCTGACATATCGTGATGCCTGTGGTTTCCTGCCAGTTTATGCTGTGTTAGGAAAGCAACGTGACACATTGTTCTCTTCTCAGTAATATAATCTTACCAGGCAGGTTCATGCAAACAACCATCGCAGTGTTGTCTGCGTGACAGAATAATCATCATGTAAAACTCCGGTGCCTCAGACAACACTGTCTGTTAGCATATTGCCAACTGTAATTCTTCATAACAGGCAAATAAGGTCACAGACCATTCAATTAGTATACACAGATATTGAAAAAATGAATGTGCCACGATTTATTGTCACTTTGCCTTGAGTGCTGCTTTTTGATGAGCCTGTCGTTTATGTCTGTATTGTTTCAGATGGCAAGGAGCTAAAAGGAAAGgcgaaaaagagaaaaaacttcTGCTCGCCCTTACCGACAGGTTAGATTTACTGCTGTACATGTATCTCCCATATTTCCCATAAATTTGCTCTTTATTGTCTGCAAATGTTcttgaaatgtattatttatttttcgttctatacatttttttggcagGGGCTTGTTATATCAGCTTTCACTTATTCCAGCATGTACGTATTTCATATTTCATCTGCAGTTTTATGAGATTTAATGAcaactaaattaaattattataagttTGTGAAGTACATTGAGATTGTTATCTTTTTCTAGTACAGCTGTCCCAAGGGTAAGTGATGGCTGCGTACGGACAGACACAGTACAGCCCTGCCATCCAGCCTGCAGGCCCatacacaccctacacacatcACACCCAGGGCTACAGTGTGCCACCATACAGTGAGTGCTCTTCATAAATGATTAGTTTGAACTGGACCCTATTCTACTGTAGCGTTACCAAGGTTGTGAAGACCTGATGAagccaataaaataaatataggaagttaaatttaactgaatatTATGGCCCATGCTTGCTACTGCCAGAAACTTGAAAATACTGTATGactgaaaaatatttatcatgGGAATATTCTTAACAAAAACTTAAAGAGAGCAATGGATCTTTTTTAAGCAGGCAGGGCTGTTTTGTGAATTATGTGAAACAATTAGAATTTAGTCGTTGTTGGCTTTGAGGTACACGACTctctttgtatttttaaaaaaataagtgttttcctctctttctttgtctttgtataGATATTAAAACAGAAGATGGCTTGAGTCATTCACCAGGACAGAGCAGTCTGCTTGGCTACACATCCAACTTCAGTGGAACACCTCCAAGCCAAGCTCTTTACAGTTACTCCACACACGGTCAGTCGTCCAGTAGACGCTTATTTTCTCAActatgtgtgtgagcgtgtgtctGACCGCCACGTTTTGCTCCGGGATAATTAATAAGACCTCTAGtgacccccacacacacacaccacacacacacacacacacacacacacatatgcatgtaTTCGCCCACACTGTATTTCTTGGCTGATAAAAGCTGTTTGATAGGTGGTTTGTGAATTCCGAgcccacccccacacacacttttccaggtGCTGGCTATGGCCCATCCTGGCccctctctctgtttgtgtgtctgctattctctctccctctctctccctttctctctctgccccTCACCACACCTGTTCTCCATTAGCTGCGGTCTGGGGCCCTGGCGTCAGCCGTCTCTCTCCTCTGTTGGGGTCAAGCCCTTCTGCTGCTCCCCATCACAACACACACCCCGTTGGTGGAGTGTTTGCATGGATGTGAGTGGCACAGGCCACCAGCTCAACCCCGACACCCCAATATCCTTTGTCCTTTAAGTCCACGGGCAACCATTGCCTGTCTCAACCCAGCAAATTTTATGACTGCCATTACACCATGAAATTGGCCTCTCTCCACTAAGGTGAGGGTTGAAGTGGTATTAGGATGTTTTCATAATTTAAGACAGCGAAGGCAAAATAGAAGGCATCTACAGGTCTCAGTTTGAAAGgtgattaaaaaataagtatTGTTTAGTTGATCTTGTTCTGCTGTGTGTTGTTTACAGTTTTTAGAGGGTCTGGTTCACTACAATGCACTAGTATCTTATTTAATGGATATGTTTCTAATAGACCTGGTCATGGTAGCATggtgtgtagaaaaaaaaaaatcttaacacaAGACCTGATATAGCTTAAAGTAAATCACCCATGTGTGCATGTCAAAGATCCCTTGCATTTAACTGCAGGAAAATCAGAAACATGGCTTATAGTCCCCTACCTTTCCCTTTTTGAAGCTTTTTGTTGGCTTCTTATAAGATTTCTTCTAGCTTTGGCATGAACATTAATCTGAAGAAAGTCTAAAAAAGGGGAATGAGTGGAGGGcggtatactgtataacaacaTTAACTCTCTACTGGTACTGGTGATGATTACTCTCAGTCAAATCTCCTTTTTCTAATCTGTTTAGATTTTTCAGTCATAATTCAATCATGGTTTCTCATGGATGTATGCGTTTCATAAAAGTCTTTGTTGTAGTATTTCTTGTGAAGCCATTCTGGTGCATTTCTGGTGCATCACTTTTAGTTTTTGGAGCCAGGAGCCGGAGTGAAAGTAGAATAAATTTCATATGCATTTCATACCACAGTCAGTTTTGAATGGTGTCTTAAAGGCTGGCTATGTGCTCCTTTTCCAGGTGGCAGTATTTCATCTGGAATTTTCCAAGGAACTAATGCCATCACAGGCTCTACGCCATTTAGTCCCACACAGCAGGTGAGTGGCTTAAGTAAGGAAGCACAGGACTTACTTTTTCTAACTTATATATTCATCATTTTACTGCAACTAGTGACCTATAAACTATACTAACTACTGTacagaaataatttaaacaaataataaaaataaaaaaataaaaatatgtacgCATTACTAATGTAATAACAGCAACTGTTATATTGCATGTGTCTATTTAATATTTGAGTCTTTGTGTTCCTTTGTTTTCATTAGGATTTCACAGCATATTCCAGCTATGGCCAAAGCCAGTACTCACCATActatacacacaatacacactacAACAACTCCTACCTCACAAGCAGTAATATCAGCCCATCAGCCATTGGCACAACACTGCCCTATCAGCATCCAGAACATCCTGCTGTAACAACCAGTCATAGCCCAGAGTCCCACCCAGGTAAAGGCAATCATCAAGGAAATCACcagtttgttcattttaattatattgcaTTATGTAAGAATGAGATCTTCTTAGTAAAAACATGTGCTGTGTGCGTTTTGTGAAACAGGGGAGTATCATGCCCCCCCTAGCCCCCCAACCCCAGGAAAGGAGCAGGAAGGAGGTTCAGCCAGACGCAGCTCGGATGGAAAGCTGCGGGGAAGGAAGAGGGCCAATGACCCTGTACCCCCACTGGACTCAGAAATCGAGGTACACATGCTGCTCTGTGGCCTCTCTCACACTAGTCAAGCTATCATGATATATCCGACTAATAAACAAGCCACAACTGGTTTTcatcatataaaacatataaaacactaCTTTGTAGTGCTCAGGGAAAATTTACTTCAAGGATCACTTGCGATAAGAAGTGAAATGCGTTGACTAATATTTTTGGTGTCTGTAAAACAAGATGAAAACTTTTGTTTTGCCATAATCACACAGTCAGcccacagatgtttttttttttgcatttttaaataaatttgttttgtatgtgtgtgtgtgtgtgtgtgtgtgtgtgtgtgtgtgtgtgtactgtatgtttgcgcACCCATGCCCACAGAGAGTGTTTATTTGGGACCTGGATGAAACCATCATCATTTTCCATTCACTCCTCACCGGTTCTTTTTCCACACGCTTCGGCAAGGTACAAACCTGTTCTATTACTTTAGCTCCGACTAATGGAATGTCTCTCCTCAGCTCTTTGACAGTAATTAGTTGTTTTGTTGTATTGCACAAGAGGACTTATTGTACTACATGGTCATTCAGCTCACAATAATCATGTGTGTGGAATACTTTTAAAACTGACACACTAATCTGGTGCAGCTTTATTAATAATCAACCTGTGTAAAAATCTGcaggtttttttctgtttattaattgttttgtcGATATATAACATCAGGGGTGCTGAAGAATCTGCCATTTTGAAAGTTGACTAAATGTACATGACTAAGGAAGCAAgattttatacaacaaaaaaaatatgaaaaagggtATAGTAAAGATATAATCAGCTACAAAAAATGCctaagtaaaaattaaatactgtaaaggaacaggtttaaaatgtctaatTAGAAAATTCTTATTTATATTATGCCTCTGAAAGGAACTGAATGTTGTTCTTATCATGAAAAGTATAGAATTTATCTGAAAATTTAACGCTATAAAAGCTGTCACAGTAAACAAGTGTTTGGCCTGCGTTTGGCCTGTGGTATGGGCAGAGCTGCAGGGCAGAAAGCTAGTCTATGTGTTGAAAGAACCTCATTTTAATGCGTTTTTTGAGGTGAACTGTAGAGCACAGCAGGATTTTAACTTTCTCATTAGAGGCATTTTGGCATCTCATTTATCATCAAGCACCATATATGGTCTTTCAACCCGAACACTTTTGTCGAtgccaagctttttttttttctttttctcgaTAACtgaatctgaaaaaaaagtagcttttgcttcctttctttcattacaataattataaagcagtgtatgtttaaaaaacattcaataAAACCATGTGGCATGtcatttgattttaaaaatagatgAATATTCTAATTAAAGGAAGCATTGCCTTCTCAATACCCCTAACTCGAGAGCCTGTCACACACAGCCCCTTGCTTGAACTTTGTGTGGGTGGGGAGGAAGGGTTGGATCCTGTCTTTCTTCCCTCGAGTTAATCTGACACTTACCTCTGGCTGACACCTGCAGCTTGATTAACTGCCAAATCTAAAGCACCAGTTAACTACCTGTCTTGGCCTGGCACCAAGCTACATAATTGCTCAGCTAGTGTGAGCATGCACCCTGATCTAAACTGTGAAGTTAATATTAGCATCTGCACAtaatgtgctgtgtgtgtgtgtgtaggtgtgtgtaggtgtgtaggtgtgtgtgtgtgtgtgtgtgtgtgtgtgtgtgtgtgtgtgtgtgtgtgtgagtgtgagtgtgtgtgagtgtgtgtgtgcgtgtgtgtgtgtgtgtgtgtgtgagtgacagaGGACATACTGACTAAAACATGACATTTCTGAGTGATTGAGATGAATGCAGCCAAACTGGtgcaaagaaataatgaaacctGTTCTGCCATGCTCCTGATAGTTCTGTATaaacacagaacacagttcAAACTGTCGTTTTAGGCTGCAAATGAtctatttttgacattttgagcaGTATAATTATAATGAGTTGTCATGTCTTAGGACTCAGCTAAAGCTGTGTCTCTGGGGCTGTGGATGGAGGAGATGATCTTCAACTTGGCAGACTCAAGACTCTTCTTCAATGACCTGGAGGTGAGGAAAAACCCCAAACCTTTGTATGGCAGTTAGTGTAGCATATATTATTACATGGAGTGCAATTAAGTGCATAAGCTTACATCTTCCATTGTTGCTGGGGGGAAATGGGTGGGAGGTAAAGAACTTTatgaaaaagacattttaaaatgtctttttatttacataaatataaaatatatattttattttaattctggcACAATCTCACATCTTCTATaacgcttcatcctgtattcagggttgcggagacatgaagcttatcccaggaggcttagggcacaaggcagggtacaccctggacagggtgccaatccattgcagggcacacacacacacactcattcacaaactacgggcaatttgagaacaccaattagcctaacctgcatatctttggactgtgggaggaaaccggagtacctggaggaaacccaccaagcacagggaaaacatgcaaactccacgcacacagagacaggaattgaggctggccgggaatcgaacccggaccctggaggtgcaagccgacagtgctaaccactacaccaccgtctGGCACAATCATATTAAAGAAAACTGAGATCATTTGAAAGCTGCTCGGAGGACGCAAAATAGGTTTAAGctacaaactttaaatattttaatatactttaaCCTAAAATAATGAAGGAACATTTAAATCATACCAAAGATTCTGTTCGTTTAAATAAATTGCTTTGTCTTCCCCCCATTCTTTCCTAAAAATGTACAATCTTTTGCTGTCAGTTATACATAATGTTTTTAGAAGAGTAGAAAGTACATTTAGGAAAACATCCCATATTTATAAAACCCTGGAAATTTGCTTTATGTGAAGATTTCTGTGAATTATTTACCGAAGTGAAGTTCCTgttttaaatatagaataacATTAAGTGAGGGCATTGCCAGAGTCCTTGAAAGAACTTATtaggtttttgtctttttttatctgttttgaagcATTCCTCTGCTTTggcaaaagacaaagaaggggATTAAATTCTGCTTCAGAGGAGGAGCACAAACTTTGAGGTGTTAATTATGGGTGTGTGGCCAACTCTGAAAGGAAAAATTTGTCCTGGGGAGGAGCAACAGATTAGAGCGGACCagggtgggagagagagagagagagagagagcgcataTACAATTATTTCGTCGACAGCTTTTAATGACACCCCTGTGCCCTTTTTGGGGGATGGTCATTGAAAGGGTACTCACTTCTAGTCATAGCAATTTTTCACTGTTCAGACACACCTAGATGATTTATCTTATCTCCAGTCACCTCTGTCAGCCTGGGAAGAAAGAAAGCAATGACAGGGGAAAATGTACTGATTGATGTCTTGGCTCTTTTGTTTATGGCTTGAAATATGTCTTTTCTGTAGAAATATTTAACCCTTACTTTTACTTTAAGTTTTATAGAATACTAATGAATATGTCTTAATACATTTTTGGGTAAAACCAGTTTTTTGaggtgtgtgtctatgtgcagTGTTTGAAGAGGCACGTAGAGATATAAGAGCAATATGAAGTAGTGTCGGCTCTCAGACCAACTGAAATATGAGAACAGCTGCAAAGCAAGAAGCAAGAAaaagagtgtgtctgtgtgtgtgccgaagaaaaagagagaggagtctttttttttgcttttggcaATGCAGTGCTACTCAAGAGTATgcctaatatactgtacattgttgaTTTAGACTGTCAGGTTTGTTGCTGTCCTTTTTAGGAATTGTTCGAAATTGATTTCCCCTTTTCCAGGTGTTTGAGGCGCCTGAATGTCTTGGGTCTTAGTAGCTTATTTCCAcctttttgttgtcttttttaaaatatttctactTAATCCATCATTTCCCCAAGGCTCTATAAAGGGCAGACCTGTCCATACACAGTACATCGCTGCTCACCTGAAACACATTTACCACGTTATAATATCcacttttcttaaatttttcaGGAATGTGACCAAGTTCATATCGATGATGTGGCCTCAGATGACAACGGACAGGACTTGAGGTAAAGTGGTTCCTATCATAGTGCTGGTATAGTCTCACAGGGAGACTGCTGTGGAGTGTATTAAGATCTCCAATAAAATGAATGATATACCTCATAAAAATGGCCAGCACTTTTTCATGCCGCATACCATCGCCATATACGGAATTATACCTATTGTTTTTTAACATACTTTGGAAGTGATGCCTGTTTTccatttcttatgtttaagataTGCGTTTTTATTATGTCACCAAAagacttcttcttcttgttattgttattattatcctCCTATTTCTAATCACATTATTCAGAACATAACAGGCCAAGAGATGAATACAACACATTGActttttaagtatttgtttctccatttctgtttgtttaaatttttattcaatttattttagacaaaacAAGCTACCAGATCCCTTAGCAACTTCCTTAACTTTCTCaaattcacaattttttttctttcttttgaaatGTGAACGGGTTTCCAACCATTGTATTTAACCTCGATAGTAAATCAAGTAGCAGAATAACCACGCTGTTGGTCTAAAACCACAAAGTGAACTTTTAGTTAGAATCTTAAGTTGCACCGGATCTGGCAAACCTTTcacttgtctgtttttttttttgtgtgtgtgtgtctgtagcaCATATAACTTTGGAACAGATGGCTTCCAGAGTCCAGCTGGAGGTGGTGCTTTGTGTTTGGGCTCGGGAGTCCATGGTGGCGTCGACTGGATGAGGAAGCTGGCCTTCCGCTACCGGCGAGTAAAAGAGATCTACAACACTTTCAAGAACAATGTAGGAGGTGGGCAAACAAAAGAATTAATAGATTTCAGTGGTCAACAACATTACAACTCATTGTACGTGCCAGACaattttagatttagatttttttttgttctgggtTTTGATTGGCAGGTTTGCTGGGGAGTCCAAAGCGAGAGGAATGGCTTCAGCTGAGGCGAGAAATGGAGGTTCTGACTGATCTGTGGCTTACGCAGGCTTTAAAGGCTCTCGCTCTTATTAATTCTAGGTGAGAAGCACGCACAGGGCAAATAAATATACCAAGCCAGCATTTTGAAgcactcttttttttgtgtgaattgTGAGAATATTCGTTAATTTAAGTTAAACGACTTcgcatttaatttgattttgaatgACTTCTGTTTAAACAAAACTTGACACTGAATTTCTTTCTAATCTCTTTAAATTCAGAAGATGTATGATTGCTAAAATAATGAACACTGGCTCTGCTCCCTCCCTCAGACCAAACTGTGTGAATGTGATGGTCACCACTACACAGCTGATCCCAGCTCTTTCCAAAGTGCTGCTGTATGGTCTAGGGGGAGCTTTTCCCATTGAGAACATTTACAGTGCCACCAAAACTGGTATGCGCCCTAATGCTCCATGAACAGGAAGCAAATTTGGATAAACATGAATTCTGATGGTAATGTGCGTTTGTATTGTGTATAATTTTCTTCAGGTAAAGAGAGCTGTTTTGAGAGAGTGACTCAGAGGTTCGGGAGGCGAGCTGTGTATGTGGTAATCGGAGATGGCGTGGAAGAAGAAACTGTGGCAAAAAAGGTAAGATTTAACAAGCCTGgtatgactatatatatatatatatatatgtgcatcATGTAATCCTAACTAAGATATTTGAAGATTCCGTATCCTCCTTATAAAACAAGTAATTAATTTGGCCTTTTCATTAAAGTCGAAAGTCAATTATAGTTAGTAGTATAGAGcttttaaacagtttatataGTATAGTTGTTATCATTAGTTTAGTTCAACTAGTTTAGTTGATGGCTATATTGTGATTTAATATTTCCACAGAAAAACATGCCATTCTGGAGGGTAACATGTCGAGCAGACCTGGAGGCACTGAGTCATGCACTAGAGCTGGACTACCTCTAGGGGGCAGAATCTCAAACAGTTTCTCATTTGAACTGGTCAACTATAACCACATGGCCAAGTCAAGAACTGCAGGACCAATCAGCCAGAATGGACTAACATATGGGAAATATGTTTGTCCctaatcaataataaaaaaaaattcttatccCTTTTTTCTTCTGTCGGTAAGAGCAGGTTTATATGATGGCGCATTGCACTGGAGACAAAAATCCGTTTAAGACCAGAGTGCTTTAAATAACCACATAAAATGTGTGGTTATTATTGAGACAACATGACTTCAGGACATATTTGTGTGTATCATTGTGATTAGTTTTTGGGTGTGAAAATAATTGTTTTCTATGAATTCACAAGCAGCTGCTGCTGTCTGTTATAGATGAGACTTATCCATAACTCATTTAGAGATTTATTTAGCATCAAACCTTTATTAGGGAAAAAATGTGTTCTGTATTTTCAATCTAAATCCTATTAAaatatcagcttttttttttttttttttacaactgtgaATTTcagtaaaactatttttaaaagataaagcaCAATTAGGGGAATTATATGACTGAAAATCAGTTGGGAAATATGTAGATAAACCaattttagtttgttttctgATAATTTCTATCAATAATGCAATAATTGATTATATTACTGATTCATATACTGATCCATTCTTTTAGGTAAACCATCCTTTaggcaaaaataattaaataaatgtgtgaaaatgtgtaatattccattaaatttaatttctgcct of Clarias gariepinus isolate MV-2021 ecotype Netherlands chromosome 6, CGAR_prim_01v2, whole genome shotgun sequence contains these proteins:
- the eya2 gene encoding eyes absent homolog 2, translated to MAAYGQTQYSPAIQPAGPYTPYTHHTQGYSVPPYNIKTEDGLSHSPGQSSLLGYTSNFSGTPPSQALYSYSTHGGSISSGIFQGTNAITGSTPFSPTQQDFTAYSSYGQSQYSPYYTHNTHYNNSYLTSSNISPSAIGTTLPYQHPEHPAVTTSHSPESHPGEYHAPPSPPTPGKEQEGGSARRSSDGKLRGRKRANDPVPPLDSEIERVFIWDLDETIIIFHSLLTGSFSTRFGKDSAKAVSLGLWMEEMIFNLADSRLFFNDLEECDQVHIDDVASDDNGQDLSTYNFGTDGFQSPAGGGALCLGSGVHGGVDWMRKLAFRYRRVKEIYNTFKNNVGGLLGSPKREEWLQLRREMEVLTDLWLTQALKALALINSRPNCVNVMVTTTQLIPALSKVLLYGLGGAFPIENIYSATKTGKESCFERVTQRFGRRAVYVVIGDGVEEETVAKKKNMPFWRVTCRADLEALSHALELDYL